In Marinobacter qingdaonensis, the genomic stretch ACAGGGCAGTGCGCTCTCTGCCAGGCCGGCCATCCACCGCCAATGCACATTCCGTCTGGCGAGCAGCGACCAAGGTATCTGGGCAAAGGCGGCTTTGCTGTCGGCATGCTGGAGGACGCCACTTACGAAGACATGAACCTCACACTGTCCCCGGGGGACCGCCTCCTGCTGACATCCGACGGCCTGTACGAGTGCCGTCTTAAAACTCAAAAGGAAGTCACACCGAACCACATGATCGGGTTGATGGCACACCTCCGCCAGTTCCCGACGCATGATGTCCAGAAACAGCTGGATACCATGTTCCATGCAATGGCGACCCGCCGACCGGTCGAAGACGACCTGTCGATTCTGATGATCCATTGGTCCCGGCCAGAACAGAGGGCGCACTGCGACTCACAGGACTGACGCTGATGGCATCCGTGATTGTTAGGTTTCAAGCCAAAGAGGCCAATATCGAGAAGGCTATCGAGCAGTTGGAGCTTTACCTGGAAACGCTGGACGTGTCGCCAGAGCACCAGTTTCAGATCCAGACCTGCTGCCGGGAAGCGCTCAACAATATCGTCGAACACGGAACCCAGGGGCAGCAAGAGTCGCCTTTGATGTTCTCACTCTCCCTATGGCTCGAAAAACACCCCAACCGGCGCAGGGCCCGGGTTCAGATCACCGATAACGGCGCAGCGTATGAGCCTCCAACTGCGTCGCCCAAGCCGGACGAACTCTCGCTGTCAGGCCGAGGCTGGTCAATCCTGCAGCAGTGGTCAGACGAACTCAGCCTGACCCGGAAACAGGGTTTGAATTATCTGACAATAACCAAGCGCCTTGACTAACAAGCAACCTGAGACGCAGGCCGGGATCCCCGGCAAACGATTCGCCAATCGCTTTGCATTTTGCAAATCGAATTCAGGTGCAGCCGCTACCTCTCCTCCAAATAATTCATAACTCACTGTATTCACTTACTTTAAAGACTTGGCACACCAATTGATAAGGATCTTGTGAACCAGCTCACACGATGGCTTCACAAGAGAGGTATGCCATGCAAGCAGCGACTCAAACCCTAGCTCCTGACGTTCTGGTCGTTGATCTGCCAGACAAACTCGTCATGGCAAATTCGCAAGCCCAGGCCGACGCTGTAACCCGACAGATCGACCAGGGCCACCACCGCGTCGTTTTCAACCTGGCCCCCGTTAAATTCATTGATTCAAGCGGTCTTGCAGTCCTCGTCGCTGCACTGAAAAAGCTGCGTCCACTGAACGGCAAAGTGGCTCTGGCCTCCCCCGGCGCCAACGTGCTTTCCCTGATCGAACTCACCCGACTGCACGAGATCTTCGAGATCTTCTCCGATCTTGAAACGGCCGTCGCTGAACTCACCAACGACAAGAATTGATGACCATGCTGCGCTCGCTGCTGACTCAATCCGGTGTTCTGCCAGTGGTCTTCCTGCTCGGCTGTGCCTCCCCCGGGATGGACACCTCAGAGGGAAACCGGGTGGTTCACGATCAGCACTGGTCAGCAGACCTGAACGGACCACGCAGCGAGCGCCCGTATTACATTGCGCCGACCGCCGCCTATACCGCCTATGAGCATGCCGCTCTGAGCGCGAGCCCTCGAACAGCCCGGTTGGACGCCAGCAGCGCATTCGGACGGACACCGGCCCCGCGGCTTTCTCCCGGGGATCGGGTTCGGATTGCCCTGCCACCAAAAGCGGTGTTTGAGGGCGTTTTCCAACACTCTGACGACGCCTTTAGCGGTATTTTCGAAATCAGCTTCGATGGCACGCTGCATCTGCCGTATGTGCCTGCGATCGAAGCGGCTGGTAGCACGCTTGCCGAGCTGGAAATGCGAATCAACCAGACACTGGAGACCAACGGCTATTTCCGCCCCGGCATGGCCCGACTGCATCTGTCGATCCAGGAGTGGGCACCGATTCAGGTGTCTGTCTCCGGAGCGGTGTTCAATCCGGGACTGATCGGAGTCAACGCCCGAACCCCGGACGGATCGGGCGATCAACTTCAGCTCCAGGGTGGCAGTACGGCGCTTAATCGTCTGTTGACCGCAGCGCTGAGAGGCGCCGGCGGTGTCACTCCCAACGCCAATGTTGAAACCATTGAAATCGTCCGCGACGGACAGGTTTTAACGGCTGACCTGACCGGAGCCCTCGATGGCTCTCACCTCCAGGATGTCGCTCTGGTTCACGGCGATCAAATCAGGGTGCCGGGCCGAGCCCTGCCAGATCGCAGGATGGTCCGGCCCACAGCGATCACCCCGCCCGGCATCCGCGTGTTTATCTCGAATCTGAC encodes the following:
- a CDS encoding ATP-binding protein, which produces MASVIVRFQAKEANIEKAIEQLELYLETLDVSPEHQFQIQTCCREALNNIVEHGTQGQQESPLMFSLSLWLEKHPNRRRARVQITDNGAAYEPPTASPKPDELSLSGRGWSILQQWSDELSLTRKQGLNYLTITKRLD
- a CDS encoding STAS domain-containing protein, with the protein product MQAATQTLAPDVLVVDLPDKLVMANSQAQADAVTRQIDQGHHRVVFNLAPVKFIDSSGLAVLVAALKKLRPLNGKVALASPGANVLSLIELTRLHEIFEIFSDLETAVAELTNDKN
- a CDS encoding polysaccharide biosynthesis/export family protein; the encoded protein is MTMLRSLLTQSGVLPVVFLLGCASPGMDTSEGNRVVHDQHWSADLNGPRSERPYYIAPTAAYTAYEHAALSASPRTARLDASSAFGRTPAPRLSPGDRVRIALPPKAVFEGVFQHSDDAFSGIFEISFDGTLHLPYVPAIEAAGSTLAELEMRINQTLETNGYFRPGMARLHLSIQEWAPIQVSVSGAVFNPGLIGVNARTPDGSGDQLQLQGGSTALNRLLTAALRGAGGVTPNANVETIEIVRDGQVLTADLTGALDGSHLQDVALVHGDQIRVPGRALPDRRMVRPTAITPPGIRVFISNLTVPALNNASSAVERHATSLPYGSRLHTAVVSGNCAGGIVSTNSDRYAVLVTNDPVSKRPVTIERRVEQLIQAPNQTAYNPFLMPNDSIVCYDSRVTNLRDIGRAIGDILNPFGWFF